The following are from one region of the Sandaracinus amylolyticus genome:
- a CDS encoding 4a-hydroxytetrahydrobiopterin dehydratase: protein MARTPLQADEITSALRDLPGWTHEGDALRKTFRFQNHREAMSFLVRLSYEAEQRDHHAEIHNVYATVELVLRTHDAGNRVTRADVELARVIESFSWV, encoded by the coding sequence ATGGCACGCACACCGCTCCAGGCAGACGAGATCACGAGCGCGCTCCGAGACCTCCCGGGCTGGACGCACGAAGGCGACGCGCTGCGGAAGACCTTCCGCTTCCAGAATCACCGCGAGGCGATGAGCTTCCTGGTGCGCCTCTCGTACGAGGCCGAGCAGCGCGATCACCACGCCGAGATCCACAACGTGTACGCCACCGTGGAGCTCGTGCTGCGGACGCATGACGCGGGCAATCGCGTCACGCGCGCCGACGTCGAGCTCGCGCGAGTGATCGAGTCCTTCTCCTGGGTGTGA
- a CDS encoding FG-GAP repeat domain-containing protein produces MSRSGCFVLFACVLSLAGCECGSTPIGACDSTNDCRAGQRCIDGMCTTTSVLDASHDDGATGSCSPACDDGELCVASVCAPDLGPCASSEECGADSYCEPTHMRCVPYGVPSGYVADSTCSRLVAAGTFAPSVQCEFTAAPAGDPFPTHLHVLSTPMVVDFAINRGPDEPHRPSIVAVFDDGVDGSSEVATGVIRILDGETCTQIAELGSLQIVAHSAPVALGDLDGDGRAEIVAYKAEPPSDGLTPATRGGLVAFTYDEDTSAWRVMWRSTRADGSPYEPVGGGWAGPSIYDLDDDGRPEVLRGAIVLDANGVLIDESSASLLNYGSGTFAVVANVDADADVELVGGHGVWSWNRTSRTWVAESWATGGQPHGHVAIADFGAFPGSASWPAEAPEVAVITAGNARIQTLDGTIVLPPIPLPGGGSGGPPTIADFDGDGLPEFASAGGSAYSVFDPDCSATPRTGGECASGTTTGVLWTQPSQDQSSNVTGSSVFDFEGDGRAEVVYGDECFVRVYDGESGSVLFSQSRSSCTWYENPVIADVDGDFNAEIVMGDNFNCGSAEFGTDCSRFGLGPRNTDPLFAGLRCADGADCVSGVCDAGFCRCTSDDQCCVGAGCAAAAFVCEVPPAGTPGTGNTCRASRPIGTRGIRVFRDGGDRWVRSRMIWSQHAYHVTNVRDDGTIPRTSEVGLNWREDGLNNFRANVQGDAIPGAAPDLTSRGDTRLCDATGGTAMLRATLCNRGASPIGAGVSATFYAGDPGAGGSAICSAVTTGDLRPGACEPLSCAWTSPPSTATDVWIVADPAGEAGECRESNNVSIVRDVRCDGVM; encoded by the coding sequence ATGTCTCGCAGTGGGTGCTTCGTCCTCTTCGCCTGCGTCCTCTCGCTCGCCGGATGCGAATGCGGCTCGACGCCGATCGGTGCGTGTGACTCGACCAACGACTGTCGCGCGGGCCAGCGCTGCATCGACGGGATGTGCACCACCACGAGCGTGCTCGACGCCTCGCACGACGACGGCGCGACCGGATCGTGCTCGCCCGCGTGCGACGACGGCGAGCTCTGCGTCGCGAGCGTGTGCGCGCCCGATCTCGGCCCCTGCGCATCGTCCGAGGAGTGCGGCGCCGACAGCTACTGCGAGCCCACGCACATGCGCTGCGTCCCCTACGGCGTCCCGTCGGGCTACGTCGCGGACTCGACGTGCTCGCGCCTCGTCGCGGCCGGAACGTTCGCGCCCTCGGTGCAGTGCGAGTTCACCGCCGCGCCCGCGGGCGATCCGTTCCCCACGCACCTGCACGTGCTCTCGACGCCGATGGTCGTCGACTTCGCGATCAATCGTGGGCCCGACGAGCCCCATCGCCCGTCGATCGTCGCGGTGTTCGACGACGGCGTCGACGGATCGTCGGAGGTCGCGACCGGCGTGATCCGCATCCTCGACGGCGAGACCTGCACGCAGATCGCGGAGCTCGGATCGCTGCAGATCGTCGCGCACAGCGCGCCGGTCGCGCTCGGTGATCTCGACGGGGACGGGCGCGCCGAGATCGTCGCCTACAAGGCCGAGCCGCCGAGCGACGGGCTCACGCCGGCGACGCGCGGCGGGCTCGTCGCGTTCACGTACGACGAGGACACGAGCGCGTGGCGCGTGATGTGGCGATCGACGCGCGCCGACGGCAGCCCCTACGAGCCGGTCGGCGGCGGCTGGGCGGGCCCGTCGATCTACGATCTCGACGACGACGGCCGCCCCGAGGTGCTGCGCGGCGCGATCGTGCTCGACGCGAACGGCGTGCTGATCGACGAGAGCAGCGCGTCGCTCCTGAACTACGGCTCGGGAACCTTCGCCGTGGTCGCGAACGTCGACGCCGACGCCGACGTCGAGCTCGTCGGCGGGCACGGCGTGTGGTCGTGGAATCGCACGTCGCGCACCTGGGTCGCGGAGAGCTGGGCCACCGGAGGTCAGCCTCACGGGCACGTCGCGATCGCGGATTTCGGCGCGTTCCCCGGCAGCGCGTCGTGGCCCGCCGAGGCGCCCGAGGTCGCGGTGATCACCGCCGGCAACGCGCGCATCCAGACCCTCGACGGAACGATCGTCCTGCCGCCGATCCCGCTGCCCGGCGGCGGCAGCGGCGGCCCTCCGACGATCGCGGACTTCGACGGCGACGGCCTCCCCGAGTTCGCGAGCGCCGGCGGCAGCGCGTACTCGGTGTTCGATCCCGACTGCAGCGCCACGCCGCGCACCGGCGGCGAGTGCGCATCCGGGACCACGACCGGCGTGCTGTGGACGCAGCCCTCGCAGGATCAGTCGAGCAACGTCACGGGCTCGAGCGTGTTCGACTTCGAGGGCGATGGTCGCGCCGAGGTCGTCTACGGCGACGAGTGCTTCGTGCGCGTCTACGACGGCGAGAGCGGCTCCGTGCTCTTCAGCCAGTCGCGCTCGTCGTGCACTTGGTACGAGAACCCGGTCATCGCGGACGTCGACGGCGACTTCAACGCCGAGATCGTGATGGGCGACAACTTCAACTGCGGCTCCGCGGAATTCGGCACCGACTGCAGCCGCTTCGGGCTCGGCCCGCGCAACACCGATCCGCTCTTCGCGGGGCTGCGCTGCGCCGACGGAGCCGACTGCGTCTCGGGCGTGTGCGACGCCGGCTTCTGTCGCTGCACCAGCGACGATCAGTGCTGCGTGGGCGCGGGCTGCGCGGCCGCCGCGTTCGTGTGCGAGGTGCCTCCCGCGGGCACGCCCGGCACCGGCAACACGTGTCGCGCGTCGCGTCCGATCGGCACCCGCGGCATCCGCGTGTTCCGCGACGGCGGCGATCGCTGGGTGCGCTCGCGCATGATCTGGAGCCAGCACGCCTATCACGTGACCAACGTGCGCGACGACGGAACGATCCCGCGCACCTCCGAGGTTGGCCTCAACTGGCGCGAGGACGGCCTCAACAACTTCCGCGCGAACGTGCAGGGCGACGCGATCCCCGGCGCCGCACCCGATCTCACCTCGCGCGGCGACACGCGCCTGTGCGACGCGACCGGCGGCACCGCGATGCTGCGCGCGACGCTCTGCAACCGCGGCGCATCGCCGATCGGCGCGGGCGTGAGCGCGACGTTCTACGCGGGCGATCCCGGCGCAGGCGGCAGCGCGATCTGCAGCGCGGTCACGACCGGCGATCTGCGCCCCGGCGCGTGCGAGCCGCTCTCGTGCGCCTGGACATCGCCGCCCTCCACCGCGACCGACGTGTGGATCGTCGCCGATCCCGCCGGCGAGGCAGGCGAGTGCCGCGAGAGCAACAACGTGAGCATCGTCCGCGACGTGCGGTGCGACGGCGTCATGTGA
- a CDS encoding class I SAM-dependent methyltransferase gives MTLWKGRFVDPEIRAFLAAHHYAGDPVAVLAEEHFELVRCLQCALRYHARVLDRNGLALLYGTWIDARQIERFEAEHVPPERREPFSVGRHIVKDLLAMHALAGGSNEMKLLDFGCGDGRALRIAAALGLRAVGVDPSLTRSTRASDGGGAVHPTLGEALADVGGSVDAILMSEVLEHLVEPRRVLLSLVAALRPGGVILIETPDTRGIDGPPRTFEHMRWVHPLEHINGFTPETLERMARTVGLEPTRLVRAHATTRLRDVVRTELGCLVGRPSTSRIFVKP, from the coding sequence ATGACGCTCTGGAAGGGGCGCTTCGTCGACCCCGAGATCCGCGCGTTCCTGGCCGCGCATCACTACGCGGGCGATCCAGTCGCGGTGCTCGCCGAAGAGCACTTCGAGCTCGTGCGCTGCCTCCAGTGCGCGCTGCGCTACCACGCGCGCGTGCTCGATCGGAACGGTCTGGCGCTGCTCTACGGGACGTGGATCGACGCGCGCCAGATCGAGCGCTTCGAGGCCGAGCACGTTCCGCCCGAGCGCCGCGAGCCGTTCTCGGTCGGTCGCCACATCGTGAAGGACCTGCTCGCGATGCACGCGCTCGCGGGCGGCTCGAACGAGATGAAGCTGCTCGACTTCGGATGTGGCGACGGACGTGCGCTCCGCATCGCGGCGGCGCTCGGGCTCCGCGCGGTCGGCGTCGATCCCAGCCTGACCCGCAGCACGCGCGCCAGCGACGGCGGTGGCGCGGTGCACCCGACGCTCGGGGAAGCGCTCGCCGACGTCGGCGGGAGCGTCGACGCCATCCTGATGAGCGAAGTGCTCGAGCACCTCGTCGAGCCGCGGCGCGTGCTGCTCTCGCTCGTCGCGGCGCTCCGCCCGGGCGGCGTCATCCTCATCGAGACACCCGACACGCGCGGGATCGACGGTCCGCCGCGGACGTTCGAGCACATGCGCTGGGTGCACCCGCTCGAGCACATCAACGGGTTCACTCCGGAGACCCTCGAGCGCATGGCGCGCACCGTCGGGCTCGAGCCCACGCGGCTGGTGCGCGCGCACGCGACGACGCGGCTGCGCGACGTCGTGCGCACGGAGCTCGGGTGTCTGGTCGGGCGGCCGAGCACCAGCCGCATCTTCGTGAAGCCCTGA
- a CDS encoding DNA glycosylase AlkZ-like family protein, giving the protein MTTTTLSREEARAFLVSQLGLARPRRERGGRGVRAMLDALRCVQLDPLDPMGTNADLVALARVDGIAKGDLFAHTLPGHAFEHFAKERCLLPARAFPHYRDQAAETPWWRLGDRLRRLPAGVIDAVREEVAARGPIAAGELEDRGRVEPIDWSGWKGTGRAASMAIEVLWTRCEIVVAGRTARAKLWDVPRRALPDQHDVDVAGHGFAAWALRERVEAAGLLSRAGGAMWSMLRDARTDGTIEQLFDEGAIEEVAIDGARRSYLAPAGFRERRVIAPDDRMRILGPLDPVLWDRDLVRHAFDFDYVWEVYKPASERRFGWYVVPLLHRGRFVGRLEGHVDGATLVIDRVWREDGIALDEDALDAALERHATACGCDRVVRRPGARRRAAR; this is encoded by the coding sequence ATGACGACGACCACGCTCTCTCGCGAGGAAGCACGCGCGTTCCTCGTCTCGCAGCTCGGGCTCGCGCGTCCTCGTCGCGAGCGCGGCGGGCGAGGTGTGCGCGCGATGCTCGACGCGCTCCGCTGCGTGCAGCTCGATCCGCTCGATCCGATGGGCACCAACGCCGACCTCGTCGCGCTCGCGCGCGTCGACGGCATCGCGAAGGGCGATCTCTTCGCGCACACGCTGCCGGGACACGCGTTCGAGCACTTCGCGAAGGAGCGCTGTCTGCTGCCGGCGCGCGCGTTCCCTCACTATCGCGATCAGGCCGCGGAGACGCCGTGGTGGAGGCTCGGTGATCGGCTGCGTCGGCTCCCCGCGGGCGTGATCGACGCGGTGCGCGAAGAGGTCGCGGCACGCGGTCCGATCGCCGCAGGTGAGCTCGAAGATCGAGGGCGCGTCGAGCCGATCGACTGGAGCGGCTGGAAGGGCACCGGACGTGCGGCGTCGATGGCGATCGAGGTGCTCTGGACGCGCTGCGAGATCGTCGTCGCGGGGCGCACCGCGCGCGCGAAGCTGTGGGACGTGCCGCGGCGCGCGCTGCCCGATCAGCACGACGTCGACGTCGCGGGGCACGGCTTCGCGGCGTGGGCGCTGCGCGAGCGCGTCGAGGCCGCGGGCCTGCTCTCGCGCGCGGGCGGCGCGATGTGGTCGATGCTGCGCGACGCACGCACCGACGGAACGATCGAGCAGCTGTTCGACGAGGGCGCGATCGAGGAGGTCGCGATCGACGGAGCGCGTAGGAGCTACCTCGCGCCGGCCGGCTTCCGCGAGCGTCGCGTGATCGCGCCCGACGATCGGATGCGCATCCTCGGCCCGCTCGATCCCGTGCTCTGGGATCGCGACCTCGTGCGTCACGCGTTCGACTTCGACTACGTGTGGGAGGTCTACAAGCCCGCGAGCGAGCGGCGCTTCGGCTGGTACGTCGTGCCGCTGCTGCACCGCGGGCGCTTCGTCGGACGCCTCGAGGGGCACGTGGACGGAGCCACGCTCGTCATCGATCGCGTGTGGCGCGAGGACGGGATCGCGCTCGACGAGGACGCGCTCGACGCCGCGCTGGAGCGACACGCGACCGCGTGTGGATGCGATCGTGTCGTGCGCCGGCCCGGCGCACGTCGTCGCGCCGCGCGCTGA